The sequence below is a genomic window from Desulfovermiculus halophilus DSM 18834.
CAGAAAGAACGGCAGCAACGGCGAGATGAAGTTTACCAATGTCTTTGCTGCATATAAAAGAAGCCAGCCAGCGCATAAGGTTGTGGAGGATGTATGGTGAATTTCAGCGAATACGGGATCAACATCCCTTCAGATGCCAGCGGAGAGGTCCGGGCCATATGCCCTGAATGCACCCCCAGCAGAAAGCATCAGCACCAAAATGAACGAGATTTGGCAGTAAATACAGACAAAGGGACCTGGTATTGCCACCACTGCGGGTGGTCTGGAGGCCTCAAGCAAAAGAAGGAAGACCTGAAACCTGCATACCTTAAGCCCAGTTATAACCCTGTGGATCTGCCGCCAAAGCTTATTCAATGGTTTAAGGACCGGGGTATAAGCAAAGAGACACTGGATGCGGCCAATATTGGATATCTTCAGCCACAAGGGAAAAGGCCAGGAGCTATAACATTTCCTCGATATAAAGGCGGCGAATGTGTAGCAATCAAGTATCGCACCCATGACAAACGGATGTGGCAGTCCAAGAGCCCTGAACCATGCTTTTACAACCACGATGGAGCTCTCAAGCATGCCCACGAGACGCTGATCATTTCCGAAGGCGAAATCGATGCTTTAAGTTTCATCGAGGCCCGGCTGCCCTGCGTTGCCTCAGTACCTGATGGAGCTCCCAATCCGACCGCTCAAAATCTGTCCACGAAGTTCAAGTTTCTTGAGGATGGACTTGTCGATCATTTCAAGAGCTTCGTGCTGGCAGTGGACAACGACGAACCCGGAAAATTTCTGGAAAAAGAGCTTGCTGATCGTCTTGGACGTCACAATTGCTTGAGAATAACATATCCCAGTGGATGCAAGGATGCCAACGATGTGTTGAGGAACATTGGACCAGAAGCTTTGCGCGAAGCATATACCAAGGCTCAACCCTACCCCATAGACGGCCTCTACACTATAGAAGATGCCAGGGATGATATACTTGCCCTGTATGAGTCCGGATTGAGACCTGGTTTGAGCACAGGCTGGGGTTCAATCGATGCTCTGTATACTGTCCGGACCTGCGAAATGACCATTGTGACAGGGATACCGGGATCTGGGAAAAGTACCTGGCTGGATGCACTCATGGTCAACCTGAACAGGATGCATCATTGGCGTATAGCCTACTGCTCCCCGGAAAACTGGCCAATTCAAAGGCATATGGCTAACTTGGCTGAAAAGATAGCAATGAAGCCCTTTGCCGCTTGTTCAATGACCGCTGAGAGAATGACCAGGGAAGAGATGGAAGACGCTCTCCAGGTACTGAACAAAAACTTTTATTTTACCCAGCTTCAGGAAGACGAAATGGGGATTGATGCTGTCCTGGATGTCATGCAGTCAGCAATTTCCAGACATGGCGTAAAGGGCATTGTCCTGGATCCCTGGAATGAGCTGGAATATCATCGACCACACAATCTCACTGAGACTGAGTTTGTCTCCAGGTCCCTGGGCAAAATCCGGCGCTTTGCTCGCCTGAATGACGTGCATGTCTGGATTGTGGCCCACCCTACAAAGCTCAAGCGCAACGAGGACGGTACCTATCCCGTGCCACGCCTATACGACATTTCTGGATCTGCCCATTGGTACAACAAAGCAGACAACGGCATTGCCATTTATCGTCGTACCCCAACAAAACCGGAAGTTGAGGTGCATGTTCAGAAGATACGGTTTCGGGAGGTTGGCTGTATCGGTAGCACCCAATTGAAATTTATTAAAGATTGTGGAATTTACATGGAGCTAAGCGCCAATGAACGAGCAAATATCCAATCAACCAACCACGAGATTGATGATGTGCCGTTCTAGGATCAGGATACAAGTAGCTGCGATCCGGATCTGATGTGCATGTCACAAACACCCCTAGCGTGGAGATCATTTTTATAGCGATATCAGCTAGTTTTTCAATATCTATTATCCTTTTCATAGGCCATTTGTGATTACATTTTCCAAATGATCTCGACAAAAAATGAGGCAATCCATGGGCGGACGCGGTTCAGGTCAGTACCCCAGATTTGGATCCAAGGAACGTACTGAAGCGCAAAAGAAAGTAGATATCCGGTTTCTCAGGAGGAACGGATGGCTGCGTCCTGAGTGCAACGGGAGCCTGTATTGGCATTGTGGCGATCGGCAAGTTGGGTCCATAACGTTTCAGACGCACAAGGATTACTTGCTCCTGAGTTATCGCTACCGACAGAACGGAGGCAGCTGGGAAAATATTGAGCAGGCTGTCCGCTTTGATTGGACCTCTTGCCATTTTGGCGGATGGAGATACTGGTTTCTATGTCCACGATGCGATAGGCGAATTGAAGCTCTGTATGGAGCTGGAAAATATTTTTGGTGCCGGCATTGTTACAGGCTGACATATGGATCTCAGCAGGAGAGTGAGGCTGACCGGATGCTGAGAAAAGCACAGAACATCAGGAAGAAACTCGGTGTCTCACCCGGAGATCTTCCCTTATTCAAGCCACGCAATATGCACCAGAA
It includes:
- a CDS encoding toprim domain-containing protein translates to MVNFSEYGINIPSDASGEVRAICPECTPSRKHQHQNERDLAVNTDKGTWYCHHCGWSGGLKQKKEDLKPAYLKPSYNPVDLPPKLIQWFKDRGISKETLDAANIGYLQPQGKRPGAITFPRYKGGECVAIKYRTHDKRMWQSKSPEPCFYNHDGALKHAHETLIISEGEIDALSFIEARLPCVASVPDGAPNPTAQNLSTKFKFLEDGLVDHFKSFVLAVDNDEPGKFLEKELADRLGRHNCLRITYPSGCKDANDVLRNIGPEALREAYTKAQPYPIDGLYTIEDARDDILALYESGLRPGLSTGWGSIDALYTVRTCEMTIVTGIPGSGKSTWLDALMVNLNRMHHWRIAYCSPENWPIQRHMANLAEKIAMKPFAACSMTAERMTREEMEDALQVLNKNFYFTQLQEDEMGIDAVLDVMQSAISRHGVKGIVLDPWNELEYHRPHNLTETEFVSRSLGKIRRFARLNDVHVWIVAHPTKLKRNEDGTYPVPRLYDISGSAHWYNKADNGIAIYRRTPTKPEVEVHVQKIRFREVGCIGSTQLKFIKDCGIYMELSANERANIQSTNHEIDDVPF